A part of Carassius carassius chromosome 32, fCarCar2.1, whole genome shotgun sequence genomic DNA contains:
- the LOC132113290 gene encoding potassium channel subfamily K member 17-like, protein MLPIFSGKLCQFLCVSRFPSILFLGIIYVAYVLVGGLIFWKLEGWYVLQQTDLLKEKRMELLENYPCVGQNGLRELAQMIKAASLSGLSPDSNDTADGFWKFTSSSVFAATVVTTIGYGNIIPMTTAGQIFCVLFALFGIPLNVVVLNRVGKYMLAIERNFCDFLEKKIDRGKCVRISIHSISFVSSAFLYFVVPMLLFKEYEGWSYAEAIYYCFITLSTVGFGDYVADRNPAIHYPEWYSCLIAAWIFFGLAWLALLINHSIDLLESVNVYMRGRQNAQTQVEESKEQPEKGLKGEET, encoded by the exons ATGCTTCCCATTTTTTCGGGAAAGTTATGCCAATTTCTCTGCGTATCTCGGTTCCCTTCTATCCTATTCCTTGGAATAATTTATGTAGCCTATGTCCTTGTTGGAGGGCTGATCTTCTGGAAACTAGAAGGATGGTATGTGTTGCAACAGACTGATCTCCTTAAAGAGAAAAGAATGGAACTACTTGAGAATTACCCATGTGTGGGTCAGAATGGGCTGCGAGAACTAGCACAG ATGATAAAAGCTGCTTCCCTGAGTGGCTTGAGTCCAGACAGCAATGACACTGCAGATGGCTTCTGGAAATTTACCAGCTCATCTGTTTTTGCGGCAACTGTGGTCACAACTATTG GCTATGGGAATATAATTCCAATGACGACAGCTGGTCAAATCTTCTGTGTGTTGTTTGCACTTTTTGGCATTCCCCTGAATGTAGTGGTCTTAAATAGAGTCGGCAAATACATGCTGGCCATTGAAAGGAATTTTTGTGATTTTCTGGAGAAAAAAATTGATAGAGGG AAATGTGTACGAATATCCATTCACAGCATATCATTTGTGAGCTCAGCATTTCTGTACTTTGTGGTTCCTATGCTGCTTTTTAAAGAGTATGAGGGATGGAGTTACGCTGAAGCAATTTATTACTGCTTCATAACACTCAGCACTGTTGGATTTGGAGATTATGTTGCAG ACCGAAACCCAGCAATACACTACCCAGAGTGGTACAGTTGTCTGATAGCAGCCTGGATATTCTTTGGCCTGGCTTGGCTCGCTCTTCTGATCAATCACTCCATTGATTTACTGGAGAGTGTGAATGTTTACATGAGAGGAAGACAGAATGCACAAACACAAGTGGAGGAGTCCAAAGAACAGCCAGAAAAAGGACTGAAAGGGGaagaaacatga